The following are encoded in a window of Panicum virgatum strain AP13 chromosome 5N, P.virgatum_v5, whole genome shotgun sequence genomic DNA:
- the LOC120674294 gene encoding pectinesterase inhibitor 28-like, which produces MATAASPLLALLLIQLNVLFHLSDSSIALAQPQHSSSSSKERHQPALLQSTCNSTSFYDVCIAALAADPSSSTADVPALCAIAVSAAAANASGTASFLANASDAAATPEADRALLRTCAAKYAAACDALLAARVSLAEQDYDYAFVHASAAAEYPAVCRTLFRRRQQQQARPSRTTTYPPELSKREEALRRLCTITLDIISLLQTHEPST; this is translated from the coding sequence ATGGCTACTGCGGCTTCCCCCTTGCTTGCCTTGCTCCTCATCCAGCTGAACGTCCTCTTCCACCTCTCCGACTCCTCCATCGCCCTCGCACAACCAcaacacagcagcagcagcagcaaggaaCGTCACCAACCCGCGCTGTTGCAGTCGACGTGCAACTCCACCAGCTTCTACGACGTCTGcatcgccgccctcgccgccgacccctcCAGCTCCACCGCCGACGTCCCCGCCCTCTGTGCCATCGCcgtctccgccgcggccgccaatgcctccggcaccGCCTCCTTCCTCGCCAACGCCAGCGACGCCGCAGCCACCCCCGAGGCAGACCGCGCGCTCCTCCGCACCTGCGCCGCCAAGTACGCGGCCGCCTGCGACGCGCTCCTGGCGGCGCGGGTCTCCCTCGCGGAGCAGGACTACGACTACGCCTTCGTGCACGCGAGCGCCGCGGCCGAGTACCCCGCGGTGTGCCGGACGCTGTTCCggaggcggcagcagcagcaggcgcgcCCGAGCAGGACGACGACGTACCCGCCGGAGCTGTCGAAAAGGGAGGAGGCGCTGCGGCGCCTCTGCACCATCACCCTCGACATCATCTCGCTATTGCAGACGCACGAACCCTCCACCTGA
- the LOC120674293 gene encoding WUSCHEL-related homeobox 9-like translates to MEALSGRVGVKCGRWNPTAEQVKVLTELFRAGLRTPTTEQIQRISTHLSAFGKVESKNVFYWFQNHKARERHHHKKRRRGASSPDSGSGSASNNEEDGRAASREPAPDLVLQPPESKREARSYSHHHHRLLTCYVRDVMMEQQAAEALWERPTREVETLELFPLKSYVDLEAEKVRYVRSGAASEQCREFSFFDVAGGRDPPLELRLCSFGP, encoded by the exons ATGGAGGCGCTGAGCGGGCGGGTAGGGGTGAAGTGCGGGCGGTGGAACCCTACGGCGGAGCAGGTGAAGGTCCTGACGGAGCTCTTCCGCGCGGGGCTGCGGACGCCCACCACGGAGCAGATCCAGCGCATCTCCACCCACCTCAGCGCCTTCGGCAAGGTGGAGAGCAAGAACGTCTTCTACTGGTTCCAGAACCACAAGGCCCGCGAGCGCCACCACCACaagaagcgccgccgcggcgcctcctcccccgacagcggcagcggcagcgccagCAACAACGAGGAAgacggccgcgccgcctcccgcgAGCCGGCGCCCGACCTCGTGCTGCAGCCGCCGGAGAGCAAGCGGGAGGCCAGGAGCTACAGCCACCATCACCACCGGCTCCTCACAT GCTACGTGAGGGACGTGATGATGGAGCAGCAGGCGGCCGAGGCGCTGTGGGAGCggccgacgagggaggtggAGACGCTGGAGCTCTTCCCCCTCAAGTCGTACGTCGACCTCGAGGCGGAGAAGGTCCGGTACGTCAGGAGCGGCGCCGCCAGCGAGCAGTGCAGGGAGTTCTCCTTCTtcgacgtcgccggcggcagggaTCCGCCTCTGGAGCTCAGGCTCTGCAGCTTCGGGCCCTAG
- the LOC120674292 gene encoding probable glucuronosyltransferase Os03g0107900, translating to MRHHHGCSRAHQVGALLLVAATFLLTRLFDRLFLDASSPSSPSFPLSAARPASPSADLRIYVYSEDEIQGLRTLLRGRDGTVAAATCLKGQWGTQVKIHQFLLKSRFRTFNKDQANLFFVPSYVKCVRMTGALNDKEINQTYVKILSQMPYFRRSGGRDHIFVFPSGAGAHLFRSWATFLNRSIILTPEGDRTDKRGTSAFNTWKDIIIPGNVDDSMVKSDARAVQPIPLRKRKYLANFLGRAQGKAGRLQLVKLAKQYPDKLESPELKLSGPNKLGRMDYFKHLRNAKFCLAPRGESSWTLRFYESFFVECVPVILSDEVELPFQNVIDYSEISIKWPSSRIGELFEYLESIPDERIEEMIGRGREIRCLWVYAADTEPCSAMSGILSELQRKVRRFHQSPETFWLHNRSIVNRDLVEFHSWRTPVPLP from the exons ATGCGGCACCACCACGGCTGCAGCCGGGCCCACCAGGTGGGCGCGctgctcctcgtcgccgccaccTTCCTGCTCACCCGCCTTTTCGACCGCCTCTTTCTCGAcgcatcttctccttcctctccctccttccccttAAGCGCCGCTCGCCCCGCCTCCCCTTCCGCCGACCTCCGCATCTACGTCTACTCCGAGGACGAGATCCAGGGCCTCCGTACTCTGCTCCGCGGACGCGACGGCACCGTCGCCGCTGCCACCTGCCTCAAGGGCCAGTGGGGCACCCAG GTCAAGATCCACCAGTTTCTTCTAAAGTCAAGGTTCAGAACATTCAACAAGGATCAAGCAAACCTTTTCTTTGTTCCGAGTTATGTCAAGTGTGTTCGCATGACAGGGGCGCTCAATGATAAGGAAATCAATCAGACTTATGTCAAG ATTCTGAGTCAGATGCCATATTTCCGTAGATCAGGTGGGCGTGACCACATTTTTGTCTTCCCAAG TGGTGCTGGAGCTCATCTATTTCGCTCGTGGGCAACATTTCTGAATCGATCCATTATACTTACTCCAGAG GGTGACCGTACTGACAAACGAGGCACAAGTGCATTTAATACATGGAAAGATATTATTATACCTGGGAACGTGGATGATTCTATGGTGAAGTCCGATGCTCGTGCCGTCCAGCCAATACCATTAAGGAAAAGGAAGTACCTAGCCAACTTCCTTGGCCGTGCCCAGGGGAAAGCTGGGCGCCTTCAACTGGTGAAGCTTGCAAAGCAGTATCCTGACAAG CTGGAGTCTCCAGAACTGAAGTTGTCTGGGCCTAACAAATTGGGAAGAATGGATTACTTCAAACACCTGAGGAATGCAAAGTTCTGTTTGGCTCCTCGTGGCGAGTCGTCATGGACACTTCGGTTCTACGAGTCCTTTTTTGTG GAATGTGTGCCGGTGATTTTGTCAGATGAAGTTGAGCTTCCTTTCCAGAATGTGATCGACTACAGCGAAATCTCGATAAAGTGGCCATCGTCTAGGATTGGTGAACTCTTTGAGTACCTTGAATCAATACCAG atgaaaggatcgaggaaatGATTGGTCGTGGGCGTGAGATCAGATGCTTGTGGGTGTATGCAGCGGATACGGAGCCGTGCTCTGCCATGAGCGGTATCCTGTCGGAGCTGCAGAGGAAGGTGCGGCGGTTCCATCAGTCGCCCGAGACGTTCTGGCTGCACAACAGGTCGATTGTGAACAGAGATCTGGTTGAGTTCCACAGCTGGAGGACGCCAGTTCCATTGCCGTGA